The sequence below is a genomic window from Streptococcus pantholopis.
CACTTTTGAGAGACCAAAAGTAAAAAGTACCGCTTAGTATAGTAACATAAACGGCACTTTCTGTCAAATACTTTTTCTGCTGAAATTCAGCTGCTCAAAAAGCGGAGACGCTTTAAAGAGCCGAGCTTTTCGCAGACTAATAACCAAGACAGGAGCAATACCCAAACAGGCTTGTTTGTTTTTCCTATTAATCAAAGATATTGCCGATCTTAACAGTTATTTTATGGTCCTTTATATCGATATCAGATACTTTAAGCAAAGACTTGTAATCTTTTCTGTCCTGTCTTTGCTGAATATTCTCAGCAAAAACGGCCACACCGACCAGCTGACAGTCAAATTCATCCAGCAAACTGATCATGCCCGAAATAGTTCCCCCGCCTTTGAGAAAATCATCAACAATCAAAACTCTGCTGTTTGGCTTGAGACTGCGCTTAGATAGGAACATTTTTTCAATCCGGCCGCTTGATCCGCTGGCATAATTGACAGATACCGTAGAGCCTTCGGTAATTTTTAAATCACGCCGCACAATGACAAAAGGCACATTGAGGATATTGGCAACTGCATTGGCCAGAGGGACACCCTTAGTCGCTACTGTCATGACAGCATCAATCGCCTGTCCTTTGAAAGCATCTGCCATAATTCGTCCGACATTCTGCAAAATTTTAGGAGTGCTGAGCAAATCTGACAAGTAGATATAGCCGCCGGGTAAAATACGGTCACTTTCTGACAGGCGTTCACGTAAATCTTCTACCAGCGCACGCGCTTCTGATCTGGCAATCGTCGGCCGGAATAAAACACCGCCGTTGGCGCCGGTAATGGTTTCAATCTCCCCAATCCCAGCTTCCTGAAAAGCTTTCTTGATAATGGCAATGTCTTCTGAAATCGAAGACTTGGCTGCTTCATACTGTGAAGCGAAAGTGCTCAGACTCGTTAATTTATAAGGGTTATTGAGCAAATAATTGGAAATGACAACCATGCGTTCACTTCGTCTCAGCTTCATAGATTTTTTCTTCATTAAGTTAAAATTCCTTTGTCATTATAATAGAATTTGTTTTCAAAACTGCTGTCCGGCGGATAGTGTTGCCCTTTATTATTTGGACTTCGGTTTGTAGAAGGGGCGGTTGTCCATAGCAAAGATCCGGCTGGTCATCTCGCCTGACTCAACGCGTTTCAAAGCCGTTGTCATCATCATCATCTCCGCATCCAAATTGTCAATGATATGAATAATTTCAGCCTCCATAATCCGCGGACGAACCGGGCTGCCGTATTCCAGCTGCCCGTGATGGCTCAAGATAACATGCCGCAAAACAATAACGTCTTCTTTCGTATCATCAATATTGAGCTCCAGCAGCGCTTTGGTGATTTCTTCATCAATAAGCGCAATATGCCCAATCAAATTTCCGCGGATTGTATACTCCGTATTGTCCGGCCCGGACAGCTCGATAACTTTGGCAAGATCATGCAGCATAATACCGGCAAAAAGGAGGCTCTTATTCAGCTCGGGATAGATATCCCCGATACTGTCTGCCAAGCGTACCATTGTCGCTGTGTGATAGGCTAAACCGGATTCAAAGGCATGGTGATTCGTCTTAGCAGCCGGATAAGTAAAGAATTCCTTGGCAAATTTGCGGTAGAGACTGCGAACAAGGCGCTGCCAAACGGCATTTTCAATTTTGAACATCATCTGTTCAAGGTAATCTTTGACATCAGAGACATCTACCGGCGGTTTTTCCCTAAAATCAGCCGGATCGTTCGGTTCGCCGGCTTGGGGGTGCCGCAGCGTAATTTGGTTAACTTGGGGAGTTCCGTTGTAAACTTCTCTGCGGCCTTTCATATGAATAACCTTGCCGGCAGTAAACTCGCTGATATTATAGGGCTGAGCGTCCCAAAGATTGCCTGAAATTTCACCGCTGTCATCCTGAAAGGTAAAGGCAATGTAATTTTTGCCCGCACGGGTCTTTCGAACTTCAGCTGATTTGATAAGATAGAAGCCTTCGAAAAGCTCATCTTTTTTCATTTGACTAATCTTCATCGTTTTCCTCGTCTTCTAACTGCGGGAGGTCAAGCAGTGAGCCGTTTTCTTGCTCTTGATAGGTTTCCACCCGATCAAGCGCACGGACGATAGCATTGGTTCGTGTTGTCAGTAAGCTTCCTAATGTTTTATTTGCAGTATTCAGCTGCTTTTGTGCCTTAGTCAGCAGGCTGCCGAATTTATTGAATTCAGCTTTTACATTTCCCAAAATCTTGCTGATATCATCGGCATTTTTCTGAAGATTCAGGGTTTTAAAACCTACAGAAAGTGAATTAAGCAAGGCGGTCAAGGTTGATGGACCTGCTACTACGATATTTTCTTCCCGCCGCAGACTGTCAAAAAACGCTGGCTGACGGACAGCTTCGGCATAAAGCCCCTCTGTCGGCAAAAACATAACAGCAAAATTAGTCGTTTCAGGCGGTTTAAGGTATTTTTTATTAATATCCTTGGCAAACCGCTTGATAGCAGCAAGAAGAGCCTTCCTTTGGGTTTCTATCTCTTCTTTGCGCCCTGTTTCGTAAGCTTCCTCCAAACGGTAGTAGTCCTCCAGCGGAAATTTGGAGTCAATCGGCAGATAAACATATTCTCCTTGCTTTGTTCCAGGCAGTTTAATCGCATATTCAACACGCTCAGCTGTACCTGATACTGTTACAAACTCACGCTCGTACTGGTTTTCTGTCATGATATCTTCGATAATCTGACCGAGCTGCAATTCACCTAAAATACCGCGAGTTTTAGTGTTTGACAGAACTTTATTAAGCGTTCCGACATCCTGAGCGACAGAGCGCATCTCTCCAAGGCCCTGATTGACACTCTCAAGCTGCTTGGAGACAGCAGCAAAGGAGGCCTGAAGACGGCTCTGCAGCGTTTGCTCCAACTTTTCTTCCACCGTCTGGCGCATTTGCTCCAGACGCTTTTCATTGGAGACCTGAAGGTCTTTAACGGACTGAGACAGACTTGTTTCAATAGCAGATAAGCGCTGGTCCGACCGATCGCGGCTTTCGGTCAGATTCTGCTGGAGGACATCGCGTAAATCATTCTGCTGCTGATAGATTTCTGTCTGCAGACGGTTAAGCTGATGGTTTATCTCCAGCATCTGGTCTTTCTGGGCCAGATTCAGCTGATAAGAAAGCTGGTCCGAAAGATCATCAGCATTATTATCCAGTTTGTCCGCTAATTCACCCTTAAGCTCACTGATCTTTAACAGCAGCAAAAGTGTAAGAAGTAAAGTTGCAATGGCAATAATGATTAAGAAAATTTGCATCTCAGCTCCTGTCTTTGCTCTGAATCACAAGAAGATAGCCCGAATCGCACTGAACAGTAATCGGCCGGCCGATAAATTCATTGCTGGTGTAAATCTTCTTCTTAAAAAAATGCTTGGAGGTCAGCTCGTACTTAGCTCCGGTGATAGTTAGGTCAGCATCGCTGTCTGTCAAAAAAGAAATGTAAGCCATCCCTTCATCTTGTACAATTTGATGCTGCCCGCTGGGCAGAAAACATACGGTATTAGCTGCATCACGCAGCTCGATTTGCCTCATAAAAGGCGCCAAGTCCGGATCGCTGGGCAAAAAAAGATTAGCCAGCATATGATCAATCCGTCCGCCAAAAGCACCAAAGATAGTGACTTGAGCTTGAGGAAATCTGGTAAAAATCGTTTTTAAAGCCAGCTCCGTATCCGTGTCATCTTTTTCTGCAGTCGCTGAAACAAGTTCCTGAGCCGATTGCTGAATAACTGCAAGTTCCTCCGCTGTCACAGAATCAAAATCACCAACCGCCAAATCTAAAGGCAATCCTTGTTCAAGCATGGTCAGGCAGGCACGATCAGCTCCGACCAGATAATCAAAATCACCGGAAAAACAGGTCAGGTCTCCGCTGACAAATAAGGCAGCTCTAATCATCCAAGGCCTTTCGCAGCGTCTGCAGCTGAGCTGTTAGGTCCTGAGCCTTAAAGAGATAGGATCCTGCTACAAACACATTGGCTCCAGCGTCAGCACAGGCTTTGATGGTATGCTGATCCACCCCTCCATCCACTTCAATATCAAAATCGAGGCCGTGCTGCTTACGAAGACGGGCTACTGCCTTGACTTTAGCCAGACATTCAGGAATAAAAGCCTGTCCACCGAATCCAGGATTGACTGTCATTATCAAAACTTGGTCAACTAAGCCTAAGAGCGGCTCCAGCGCCGTAACAGGTGTTCCGGGATTAATCACTACCCCAGCTCTCATCCCCGCCGCTTTAATTTTTTGCAGAGCTCCGTGAATATGGCTGGTCGCTTCGGTATGAACAGTCATGATATCGGCTCCGGCCTGAGCAAAAGCAGTGACATAACGCTCGGGGTCGACCACCATCAAGTGGCAGTCAAAGACCAGTTTACTATGCCGGCGCATACTGGCTACCACCCCGGCACCAAAGCTGATATTAGGAACAAACTGACCATCCATAATATCGATGTGAACATATTCAGCACCTGCTGCTTCTATGCGCTGCAGCTCTGAAGCAAAATCAGCATAGTCGGCCGCCAAAATAGAAGGAGCCATTTTGTGGGATAACGTCATAGTCTAACCTACTTTCTTTTACTGAGTTTTTGATACGTTTCACGCCGGTTCTCAATTTCACTTAGAAACTGCAGGTAATGCTCATAGCGCTGCTGCCATATCTCTCCCTGTTCCAGGGCTGTTTTCACAGCGCAGTCCGGCTCATGTGTATGGGTGCAGGAACGGAATTTGCAAGAAAAACTGGCTGCCTTTATCTCTGGGAAAGCAGCTGTCAGACTTTCACTATCTGTTATTTCGTAATTCAGAGAAGAAAAACCCGGGGTGTCTGCAACTTTTCCGCCGCAGACATCATATAGGCTGACAGCCCGTGTCGTATGACGGCCGCGGCCAAGACTGTCGGATATGGCCGCTGTTTTTAACTGCAGTTCCGGTTCCAGCTGATTCAGAAGCGTCGATTTCCCGACACCGGTCTGCCCCATAAAAACGGTTATGCGGTCTCTTAATACAAGCGGCAGCTCTGCTGTTTTCGAAAAAAAGCGATAGCCGATATCTTCATACCGTGCTCGGACCATCTCCATCTCCCGGCTGTCCGTCAGCAA
It includes:
- the purR gene encoding pur operon repressor, encoding MKLRRSERMVVISNYLLNNPYKLTSLSTFASQYEAAKSSISEDIAIIKKAFQEAGIGEIETITGANGGVLFRPTIARSEARALVEDLRERLSESDRILPGGYIYLSDLLSTPKILQNVGRIMADAFKGQAIDAVMTVATKGVPLANAVANILNVPFVIVRRDLKITEGSTVSVNYASGSSGRIEKMFLSKRSLKPNSRVLIVDDFLKGGGTISGMISLLDEFDCQLVGVAVFAENIQQRQDRKDYKSLLKVSDIDIKDHKITVKIGNIFD
- a CDS encoding 3'-5' exoribonuclease YhaM family protein; its protein translation is MKISQMKKDELFEGFYLIKSAEVRKTRAGKNYIAFTFQDDSGEISGNLWDAQPYNISEFTAGKVIHMKGRREVYNGTPQVNQITLRHPQAGEPNDPADFREKPPVDVSDVKDYLEQMMFKIENAVWQRLVRSLYRKFAKEFFTYPAAKTNHHAFESGLAYHTATMVRLADSIGDIYPELNKSLLFAGIMLHDLAKVIELSGPDNTEYTIRGNLIGHIALIDEEITKALLELNIDDTKEDVIVLRHVILSHHGQLEYGSPVRPRIMEAEIIHIIDNLDAEMMMMTTALKRVESGEMTSRIFAMDNRPFYKPKSK
- a CDS encoding DNA recombination protein RmuC → MQIFLIIIAIATLLLTLLLLLKISELKGELADKLDNNADDLSDQLSYQLNLAQKDQMLEINHQLNRLQTEIYQQQNDLRDVLQQNLTESRDRSDQRLSAIETSLSQSVKDLQVSNEKRLEQMRQTVEEKLEQTLQSRLQASFAAVSKQLESVNQGLGEMRSVAQDVGTLNKVLSNTKTRGILGELQLGQIIEDIMTENQYEREFVTVSGTAERVEYAIKLPGTKQGEYVYLPIDSKFPLEDYYRLEEAYETGRKEEIETQRKALLAAIKRFAKDINKKYLKPPETTNFAVMFLPTEGLYAEAVRQPAFFDSLRREENIVVAGPSTLTALLNSLSVGFKTLNLQKNADDISKILGNVKAEFNKFGSLLTKAQKQLNTANKTLGSLLTTRTNAIVRALDRVETYQEQENGSLLDLPQLEDEENDED
- a CDS encoding thiamine diphosphokinase → MIRAALFVSGDLTCFSGDFDYLVGADRACLTMLEQGLPLDLAVGDFDSVTAEELAVIQQSAQELVSATAEKDDTDTELALKTIFTRFPQAQVTIFGAFGGRIDHMLANLFLPSDPDLAPFMRQIELRDAANTVCFLPSGQHQIVQDEGMAYISFLTDSDADLTITGAKYELTSKHFFKKKIYTSNEFIGRPITVQCDSGYLLVIQSKDRS
- the rpe gene encoding ribulose-phosphate 3-epimerase, coding for MTLSHKMAPSILAADYADFASELQRIEAAGAEYVHIDIMDGQFVPNISFGAGVVASMRRHSKLVFDCHLMVVDPERYVTAFAQAGADIMTVHTEATSHIHGALQKIKAAGMRAGVVINPGTPVTALEPLLGLVDQVLIMTVNPGFGGQAFIPECLAKVKAVARLRKQHGLDFDIEVDGGVDQHTIKACADAGANVFVAGSYLFKAQDLTAQLQTLRKALDD
- the rsgA gene encoding ribosome small subunit-dependent GTPase A; the protein is MQGRIIKSLAGFYYVESEGNVYQTRARGNFRKKGETPYVGDLVDFTAAQHSEGYILKIYERKNSLVRPPIVNVDQAVVVMSAKEPDFNPNLLDRFLVLLEHKRICPLVYISKMDLLTDSREMEMVRARYEDIGYRFFSKTAELPLVLRDRITVFMGQTGVGKSTLLNQLEPELQLKTAAISDSLGRGRHTTRAVSLYDVCGGKVADTPGFSSLNYEITDSESLTAAFPEIKAASFSCKFRSCTHTHEPDCAVKTALEQGEIWQQRYEHYLQFLSEIENRRETYQKLSKRK